Below is a genomic region from Triticum dicoccoides isolate Atlit2015 ecotype Zavitan chromosome 5A, WEW_v2.0, whole genome shotgun sequence.
AACGGTTACTAGTCATTTCAATAATCTAGTGCTATAGTGATGCCGATTGGTTATAGTTTGGATTCTTACTTCCCGCGGTCAAAATGAACATATAAAGCATGAAAACACTCCCATCCTGATACACTAAGGGAAAACACCACCACCTATTGAACTAGATCTAAAGCCACCACTCGTGTTATTTGAATCATATCCTCAAGTTGATCATGATGGGGAATTTCAATGTGCAGTGTTCTACAATGCGATAGTGGCAGTAGCAGTCCATGCCTTTGTCATATAAGGGTGATTTACCTGACGAAGGAAATGATCTGGTTTTCCATGCCGATAAAGTATTGAAACAACAGTAATATTGCCATCATCGGTGTAGTGCACCATGTGGAGCTCCACAACAAATCTAGAGGGGTAAGATAGTGGTGCACACGGTTAGTACAACAAAAGCTGAATGCTTCTCAATTCTCTATAGTACACATGTGAACCTCTTGCCATTGATGGTATGCTCTGAGGGAGAGTGCCAATGCAATTGCTTCAATTTATACTTCTTTCCATCCACCATGACAGTCCCAGCAGTGTCATTATATCGCAACTACATCACTCAGTTCGCCCAATGATTTCATATAATTAGCATTATTTTGAACTAGGAGATAACATTTACATACTAGAACAtatatttttatgaactttttattATAGTTATTCTTACATTATAGAAAAGACCACAATAGGATGAAGGTGGGGGGTTCTTAATGTGTgttatttattactccctccgtccgaaattcTTGTGGAAggcatggatgtatctagacatattttagctctagatacatccatttgtatcCATTTCTCCGACACGTATTTTCGGGCAGAAGGAGGACAAGATATTGAGATGGTGGAGGTTAATGAAGTcatacaatcaaaacaacaaaggaAAACAAAGCTAAAAAGCCGAGCTAAGAAAAAAAGAAAGCAAACCAAGCAACTTACTGGAAAACAAACAAAATAAAGATAAGTGAGGTCAGGTACTGTTGCGCTTGTATTTATACATTTTATGTTTGGTGACATAAATAACCATTTGGTCAAGAGGGTCAGGGCAAACCGCAATGTTGAAGACGTTGTCAATCATTGTAGCATTTGTAGAAGTATAATATCTCTTTAGGGGCTCCATTTGTGGGTCGTGTACCACACAATCTCTCACGATGTTAATTGGAGACTGGTAGATTCCTTTTGAGCAAACCGTGAAATTAGGACTTAAGCTCCCCCAGTGTTTTGGGCCAGTTCTCCCATTGTATCCAAAGCTCATGCCATTTGCTTATAGTCGGAAAATATAGATAAGAAATCATGTGTCAGCACAAAACTTTGTGCAAATTATACCAGCAATAGTAAAAACAAAGATGGCAAGGTTGTATGGAATGTTTTTTTACAATGTTGGACTAATTTTGTATCTATTTGAGATTGTCGTGTCTCACCCTTCTGTAGCATATCCTCCATGTAGCATATAACTTACCCTCTATAAGTGGTACAAATATGTTCGGGAATTGGTTGGTGAGAGTTCATCATAGGCTAAAGGCTCAAATCCATGTGGGGATATGCGCTTTACCTTGGGCTATATGAAATTGTTGTGTTTTTAACCGGACGAAAGTTGTAAAATGAACTGTAGATTATTTTCAATGGTACTAGATGGATCTGTATGTGGTCCTATCTACGGTGCACAAAGGCTCGACGACCACATACAACCAATGGAGATGACAACATGTATTGCATTGAACCAATTTGGATGGCTATTCAGCAATAAATCTAGTGATGCATGAGACACCATGTAACTTATCGATGTCTAATGTTTTTAGAATTTTAGCATTTTGTACCCGTATATAACACATTTCGATCTTAAAACTTTCCAATGAGAGAAGGTTGCATGCATGAGTCGATGCAGAGCCCTGGTCTTTTCTCCTTCTTGAATTGATTTGGAGTACATCTGAATATATCCAAGAATGATTATAATCTAAATGGCATGCATGATGTTTTGTACTACATCTTTTATGGAAGATTGCGTAGCTTTTCCACTTCTCCACTTTTAACGACTTGGCAGTGAAGTGAACTAACCGATAAGAAACCAAAACAGTcttgctaagtctcagtcgactgagacttcattAAATCTCAGTTGATACTATATCCATAAGATTTTATGttgagatccgtgcaaaatttcttttcaattttttccttttctctcttaCATGTTATGTCATTTGACTAAGACTtagttaaatctcagtcgactgagacctagccacacTCAAACTAAAAATATCTTCTAGACGGGGCCTATAGAGGTTCTCCTTTTTTTAGCACAGACAATCATCATGAAACAGTCGTCCTTTATCCAAATGCCGAACCTATATAAATGTCATCACAAATTAATGAGTATGTGCTTTTTTcatacaaaaaaaaagagagagaacagTTGAACGACAAAGCAGCTTATGAGCCAAATTGAGTGTCTAGAAACGTTGAAAATCATGGAGAACGGAAGACAAAAGTCGTGCCAGAGTCACATGTTCACAGTGAAGAGCAAAACTGAGCTAGCTTCGGAGGGAAATTGGTTAGGGAATGTATGACATAGGAGTAGAACACATACCAGTGTCGCACGCATGGGTCACAAGAAAGCACATGCACAAGAGTGCAACACACGCTGCACTTTTCTCGGAAGTCACCACCATCGTTCTGTTTGAGGTGCAGGAAGATATGGAAGGAACTGTGCTGGAGCTACAAAGAAGAGCTGCACAAGGCACACACGTATATATACAGGGCCACTTGCGGCTGATGGTATGCTACAGGACgcgctggtctgtttcgtgcatccAGGGCGGCTGGAGGTCGACGCCATCATTAAAACTCTCGGAAAATCGTAGTGCGGCGGCGCTGTGGTGTGATGTGACGGCCGGAGAAGGTAGATCGATCGATATGGACGAATTGAGCTGCAGGCCAGCCATCTGATACGTCCGGCGGATCTTGACTCGGTGGCTCCCTCGGCCGAACGACCGTCACACGCAGTATAGTAGTAGTATATGGTATACGAGTGTATACAAATGGTAAACACATGCGATCGGTCGGCGACCGGACCGGCGGCGAGCGTTATCTCGTTCCCTTTTGCCGTCGATATATGGTTTGTCTTTGTGGACGAGGACAGCGTGCGCGACGGCGACGGCCGACGGCCTGCGGATGCGGCAAGGCGGCCACACGATAGAAGAACGGGTCGGACGGATCAGGGATGTGGCAATTGGGATTGGGATTCAGCCGCAAAGATACACGTTTACAGGGGCCGGGTCTCCGTGACCTGTAATGACGGCTCTGCTGCAATAATCTCATACTACAGTGCCAGCCACTGCCAGTGTACGTACTGCATGAGCTCAAGGCCGGCCGCATTATCGATTGAAAATGTCAATAGAAGATCGGGCCTCTCGGTTCTACACATTATTGAATTCTTTGAGCTATGGGTTGGTTGATCTTCAGGATGTGAACCTCGCTGCCGTTGCCGAGGACGGAATTGTTTCGATAAATTGCAAAAAACAACCATATATGTGAACCCTAAATCACAAAACCACCATGTCTCGTTTTTTTCTTGAAACCCACCATCATTTGCTGACAGTTTGCGAAAAATGCTAATTAGTCTATTAGAGCACTTTTACGCTAGACCTAACTTCTGGGTCCCACGTGCCATGTGCCCGGGTGGACACGGCGCCCGTTCAACATGTACTAAAGGCATCTCCAACGGTAACTTGCAAATTTCCTCCCGTATCCGTTCGTGGACAGAGGGACCAGCCCATTGACACGGAGAGGTCGTCATCCAACCGTAGCCACATACATTTTAACAACAGTTCGAACCAACCGCATGAAATTCGTTCAAACACgtccggatttcatataaacaaatacaaatttcatataaacatggtataattaatacctaatctaaatggtcgtTGGCGCCCGTTTCCCATGTCCGGCCATGAGCGAGAACTGAAGTTTCGTCTTCTCCAGTTCCGCATCGACGTTCTCCAGCTCCGCCTTCGGAGACCCGGGAAGTGAAACTGTCTgtttccacgtcgccgccaagtgagtaatcggccgccgatgttgagcccaccaagcttggcgtcgatgggaagggaggagcggtggccttcctaaAACCAGAGCGACGGCGACCTACTATGCACTACTCTTCCTCGTTGGCGGTGGCGCGCACGGACGTGCCACCTTCGTGGTTGTCACGGTGGGACGTGGAGTCAGCGATGTCCTCCTGCTCGTCGTCGGTCTCGCTAAACACAACTTTGCCTGCGTCGTCGCTCTCCTTGTAGGCGGTCGCCACCTCCGCTACTCGCTAGCGGTACAGCTAGCGAGCGAGGCGGATCTCGCGGGTAGAGCGGTAGGACTCGAGCAGCACCCCCTGCTCCGCCAGGTCCGCGTCCAGCGCGGCCGCCCTTctggcggcaagcttctcctctgCCTGCACATGCTCCTGGAGGAGGTGGTTGTTGCATCTGGCAGCGGCCTGCGCCTCCCGCTCCTCCTGCACCATATCCATGTAATGGGCACGAGCCTCGCCGattgtcatggtgcaatgcaccggcgagggtgCCGCAAAGGAGGAGGTGGCGCCGGTTTgtcgtcggcatcgtcgtccattgggacgtcgtcgtcctttgGTTGCCTACCGGCCAGCCAACCGGTAGCAATGGCGGCCATCCCCTTCTTTTGGTCCGACGTCAGCCCATCCCATATAGCTTTGACGGGGGAGGAATCCATGGTGTGAGTAGTGCGGAGATAGATCggaggcggatgactgcggctatggccggggcATTGGTTTATATAGCAATGATGGGCGGCAGCGGGACAGACATGTAGCATCAGAggagacgcctcggcaaccgcatgccATCAATGTGGCCGGCAAATAGACAGACAGACGGGCGACCTTCGTGTTGTTTCAACGCGCAGCAGTCGCCTGCACCGAGAAGCGACGCCGACGACGCTCTTTCGGCCGTGTGCCGCCTCAATGCTGGCGGCGCTAGTGAGCGGTCGTATTAGCTCTACCCGAGCATGAATGCAGACGATGGCGctctggagcggcgctgaccgaaaGTGCATGGGATGGGAGGGCTTTTAGGGGGCCAAGGCGGTCACAATAGAGCTTGGGAGCGGTCCGGACTTCCGCAAAATCCCTATGTTGCGCGAGAAAACACGTCCGAACCATGCCTGTCGGATCACGAGTTTcgacaaaaccctcaaggttcgaacactggggtgcgcacgaagatttcccccctaccgatccacgtcctagtttTGCTAATATCTCGTGGACTaactcaacgaactcacaacacaagggacacacgatttatactggttcgggccaccgttgtggtgtaataccctattccagtgtggtggtggtggattgcctcttgggttgatgatggacagtacaaggggaggaacaacctcctgaggttgaggtgttcttgtgcttggcgaacttgtgtgtgtgaggattcgaTCAGCTCAGGCTTGCTTGccgtctactatggtggctagtcctatttatagaggccctggtcctctccccaaatatcaagcgggaagggagccaacaacggccaatttgagaggggacaactagtacagcttatcctgataaaagcagtcttcacctgcaaaaggctctggcggtgacgccgccttgggctctatGGTGACCTCCGTGTtgccgtcctgttggtcttggtttcattgcactgatatggaaacctttgcttgatgccttggtactccacgcctgcgcttgccccctttgcaccaaagaggaaataaggacattgcgcgcgctggcacccgcctggtctcgatcgtcatggctcacgtcacgagaacctcgcgaggtttgccttgccttgatctccccgcccctcgcgagcctgcctggcgaggctgctcctgaggaggtcttgcgccgtccgcctcatgaggcttggcccctcgtgagggtcttggatgccttgttgatgaagatgggccgtacaggcctgctagcaaagccacaccgtgggccgcaggcaggcaagtccggggacccccgttcccagaacgccgataatagcccccgggcccaaggcgcgctcgggcttggcttcgaggcgaaggcaAAGGTCAAGTacggagcgtcgcgggccccaatagcctgcggccttggtcgacgcgtggtggttgattggacgtgggcgtctccgcttccccacgctacctcggcaactgcccgactttgacaagtccctgcgatatgcaaggaaaactatcattacctgtgatcgtggggggcgctggttggccttctcctgctataaatgaggagggggcagagcccccgtcgcccatttcTTCCCATTCCGCTTGCTTCTTCTTCTGCTCGACCACCGACTCCGATGGCACCGTCGAAAAGGTTCTCcaccgcagagaagggaaaggcccctcacGAGGGGCCCGGCTCCCCGGCGCCCAAGAGTGGacgcggccgtccccgcaagcacaccgCGACCCCCCGTTCCCGCGGTAGCGCCGCTGCGCGTGGCAGGGGTCGTTCTAGTCACGGGAGCCCTGTTGACGAAGGGAGATGCGTCATGgtcgcgcggcctccccggccgcgcttccattctgtagtggtgttgccggagttcgtcgtctggCCGGAGAACCCGGCCAGCAACTGGCTTCAGCTTCCGCACTTCTTCGCCGACGAGCTGCCAGCCTCCGGTCCAGGCGGGctttggctgcaggcggacggctgctgtagCAGAGCTTCTTGGGTTGTGGTTGAGGTCTCCGATGCGGGCAACATagctctggcccgcggttggcagacgttcccccgcgcgcgcggcctgggcaggcgaTGCACCCTTCATTTCAAGTACGACGGTGAtgcgaccctctacatgagggtgtttggagaagatggtcgccgcaccgagtgctgccccgaggtgaatgacggcgaggaggtgctcggccttggcgatggtcaGGACGAGGAGGAGGGCGAACCCGCCCTTGGTGCCGACCGCATCTTGTCCAGCTACAGCGGCTCTTCCTCTGGCGATAGCTCCAGCAGCGGTGGCTATGCTCAGCCGCCGTGCCGCCGCACCCACTTCGAAGGTGGCAGCGGTTTGTCTCGTCGTCGCGTCTCCGTGAAgtgcgaggaggggtctggctgagctcaggGCGGTGCCAGGAGCCTGCTTTCGTGGACCGCCATAGGGGCAGGCGCCGCTTTACTTTGTTATTCCTTTCTTTTCTGCATCAAGAAGAAACTAGTATGGGCCCCGGtcggcgtgtatcgaactatgattTCCCAATCATTATGCTGTGTTTGTTGTTCCCGTGTTGTGTCGTTATTTTGTGTAGAGGTAACTtagcttggcatgcttggggtagcCTCCTCCTCGCGAGGGACTCGCTTCCTGGTGCCTGCGGAGGCCTTCCTTGGCTTGGCGGGTGTTAGGAAACTGCAAAAAACTTGTTAGGAGCGTCGCCCGGAGGTTTATCGTTCTGTCGAGCCTAGATCCAGCGCTTCGTATCGCGATACCCAAGGGCACGGATCAGGAGAGGCGTGCTAGCTTGTTGGCTCGAACGAGAATGCCTCACGAAGAAACAGACGAAGGGCCTCACAAAAAACAGACGAAGGGCAGAGGAAAGGAAAAAggctcgcgagggcacctgcctagccccctcgcaaGGTACGCGCGAGAGAGAAAACAGGTTTAACTGCAACCAGAAACAACAGCAAAAAGCGACGAAACCAAACCAGCAAGGAAATCTAGAAGCAAACTTTCAATTAAAAGGAGgcaagccaactacagaaagcaaatgaaaagccacgtccggcacctaaccTAGTCTTCAAgtattctcaccagcgcggagctaagtgctgccactaagacatggagggagcccccgaggcccgagggcggcactcctgagactccggggcgtgtacagccccactcattattacgtgagagtgtcacgggcggcggtcttcacaggcactgggccttcttcacaggcactgggcctttcttcgcaGGCGCTGGGCCttacttcatgggtagaacttccggagatgctggatgttccaggcgttctagatGGGCACCCCGTCCTATGTCTCCAggcacgcggcgccaggcctggagacatggacgaccttgaatgggccctcccacatgggtgagagcttatgcagcccttccccggagaggacccgcctcaggatgaggtcacccgcctcgagcgtcctggagcggatgttgcagcagtggtatcgccgcagcacctgctggtacctt
It encodes:
- the LOC119299734 gene encoding alpha carbonic anhydrase 1, chloroplastic-like; translated protein: MVVTSEKSAACVALLCMCFLVTHACDTANGMSFGYNGRTGPKHWGSLSPNFTVCSKGIYQSPINIVRDCVVHDPQMEPLKRYYTSTNATMIDNVFNIALRYNDTAGTVMVDGKKYKLKQLHWHSPSEHTINGKRFVVELHMVHYTDDGNITVVSILYRHGKPDHFLRQIKDKLAELSAEGCKAEKGDPLPVGVVNMKELMQGEDRYFRYVGSLTAPPCTENVIWNILGEIREMTKEQAVALMAPLEKSYRQNSRPLQSLNGRTVQLYDMSHNQNTR